Proteins encoded together in one Lysinibacillus sp. FSL K6-0232 window:
- a CDS encoding immunity 26/phosphotriesterase HocA family protein — protein sequence MALFTSWLHNELRPYFGLQLLDKHWDILQIREDYFICLEGDVIKKRIFADEQHYQEADVTIVTRNREVIVPQSSRGKEKKFNYTHISAPKATGIIFSASVGNNTNQASSISVRNPKTYYQLPLTGFEHLTTKADIIQWLQQFPAQLPADYATKLAKLLNMKSLRYKAMPGDIFRVEVDLFTDGYVLVIGDLRQMQKDQLFAADSIWHDVMTMPLFVRPYLCTTTERSPRFEEIVTAPLANQTYIVMDDHFMRGCYEKVGHKPLTEADILFPLGYSITIDQHKEPQYRLSWGTGSIHKPASATALKTATRFANHGVYTSVANDWLKPQEEHDYPALDNPYYYQERLQAFAEFGLPQNITYDDFNRQTGGLTRKEYLAYIHNTYPKM from the coding sequence ATGGCACTATTTACTAGCTGGTTACACAATGAACTGCGTCCTTATTTTGGACTTCAGTTGCTGGATAAGCATTGGGATATACTGCAAATTCGTGAGGATTACTTTATTTGTCTTGAGGGGGATGTAATTAAAAAAAGGATTTTTGCCGATGAGCAGCACTATCAAGAAGCAGATGTCACCATTGTTACCCGTAATCGTGAGGTGATTGTTCCACAAAGCTCACGTGGTAAAGAGAAAAAATTCAATTACACCCATATTTCCGCTCCGAAAGCAACAGGCATTATTTTCTCGGCTAGTGTAGGTAATAACACTAATCAAGCTAGCTCTATTAGTGTACGCAATCCGAAAACCTATTACCAGCTTCCACTAACAGGTTTTGAGCATCTTACAACAAAGGCTGATATTATTCAGTGGCTTCAGCAATTTCCAGCACAATTGCCTGCTGATTATGCTACTAAATTAGCAAAGCTCTTAAACATGAAAAGTTTACGTTATAAAGCGATGCCAGGAGATATTTTCCGCGTTGAAGTGGACCTGTTTACGGACGGTTATGTGCTAGTAATTGGGGATCTACGTCAAATGCAAAAGGATCAGTTATTTGCAGCAGATAGTATTTGGCATGATGTGATGACAATGCCGCTGTTTGTCCGCCCTTATTTATGTACAACGACAGAGCGTTCACCCCGTTTTGAAGAGATTGTGACAGCGCCATTAGCCAATCAAACATATATTGTAATGGACGATCATTTTATGCGAGGGTGTTATGAAAAAGTTGGTCATAAACCATTAACAGAGGCTGATATTTTATTTCCTTTAGGGTATAGTATAACGATTGACCAGCACAAGGAACCTCAATACCGTCTATCGTGGGGAACAGGAAGCATTCATAAGCCAGCATCTGCAACTGCTTTAAAAACAGCCACTCGTTTTGCTAATCATGGTGTCTATACAAGTGTCGCTAATGATTGGTTGAAGCCGCAGGAGGAGCATGATTATCCCGCTCTTGATAATCCCTATTATTATCAAGAGCGGCTGCAAGCGTTCGCTGAATTTGGCTTGCCGCAAAATATCACATATGATGACTTTAACCGTCAAACGGGTGGCCTAACGCGTAAGGAGTATCTTGCCTATATTCATAACACGTATCCAAAAATGTAG